Proteins encoded within one genomic window of Bacillus sp. 1NLA3E:
- a CDS encoding HD domain-containing protein, translating into MIEKDVILITEEFVKKSLGQDCTGHDWYHIERVRKNALYICEQEKAGDPFVIEMAALLHDIPDGKLNESEAAGFEILASFFDGLSLSKIVRERINEIITSISYKGGRKVELTSVEAKIVQDADRLDALGAIGIARTFAYGGHKGQAIYDPMITVRSEMTINEYRNGRSSSIHHFYEKLLKLRDLLHTNTAKKIAERRHRFMEMYLQEFYSEWDGQA; encoded by the coding sequence GTGATAGAAAAAGATGTCATACTAATAACTGAGGAATTTGTAAAAAAATCCCTTGGACAAGATTGTACTGGTCACGACTGGTATCATATTGAACGTGTGCGAAAGAACGCTTTATATATTTGTGAGCAAGAAAAAGCCGGTGACCCATTTGTGATTGAGATGGCGGCACTACTCCATGATATTCCAGATGGTAAACTCAATGAAAGCGAAGCAGCTGGATTTGAGATATTAGCTAGTTTTTTTGATGGTCTATCTTTAAGTAAGATTGTGAGAGAGCGTATAAATGAAATTATTACTTCGATTTCTTATAAGGGTGGACGAAAGGTAGAATTAACTTCAGTTGAGGCGAAAATAGTTCAGGATGCTGATCGCCTTGATGCGCTTGGAGCGATTGGAATTGCTAGAACATTTGCTTATGGTGGGCACAAGGGACAAGCCATTTATGATCCAATGATAACCGTTAGGTCCGAAATGACAATCAACGAGTATCGCAACGGAAGGTCTTCCTCCATCCACCACTTTTATGAAAAATTACTAAAACTAAGAGATCTGCTCCATACAAATACGGCAAAAAAAATCGCAGAGAGACGACATCGCTTTATGGAAATGTATCTGCAAGAATTTTATAGTGAATGGGATGGTCAAGCATGA
- a CDS encoding BrxA/BrxB family bacilliredoxin — MSMAYEEYMKQMVKPMRSELVDAGFKELLTVEDVEQFMGNVEGTTLVVVNSVCGCAAGLARPAITQALLKSENKPDQLVTVFAGQEKEATAKMREFFSGYEPSSPSMALLKGNEVVHFIPRYQIEGHSMEEIMDNLLTAFESNC; from the coding sequence ATGTCAATGGCTTATGAAGAATATATGAAACAAATGGTAAAGCCTATGCGGAGTGAACTCGTTGATGCGGGTTTTAAAGAACTATTAACGGTTGAAGATGTAGAACAGTTCATGGGTAATGTTGAAGGCACTACCTTAGTAGTCGTTAACTCTGTTTGCGGTTGTGCGGCAGGGCTAGCACGGCCAGCAATAACTCAAGCATTATTGAAGTCTGAGAATAAACCGGATCAATTAGTAACGGTTTTTGCAGGACAGGAGAAAGAAGCAACCGCTAAAATGCGTGAGTTTTTCTCAGGCTACGAGCCTTCTTCACCTTCAATGGCATTATTAAAAGGAAATGAAGTCGTTCATTTTATCCCTCGTTACCAAATTGAAGGGCATTCAATGGAAGAAATCATGGATAACCTACTTACAGCATTTGAAAGTAATTGCTAA
- a CDS encoding YpjP family protein — protein MPKWLKKSIVVLITVLTFGLVTPPQTLLFDKVAGDKTLERDTFKETTAEIPIEQTIVEREENLQTNKQKWVELLMQEAEEQSFVKFGQKIKPQIEDEFRGAILPKVEKAISLVADQYPEEDLAYLAITEEPGKGKSEKIFHIKDQKTGTDVIRFHVRRDHPPQQGFVFNFHYHTYHDKYQSHHDLGEIYWAKNTPPNWMS, from the coding sequence ATGCCAAAATGGCTTAAAAAGTCGATAGTTGTTTTAATTACGGTATTAACGTTTGGACTCGTTACTCCTCCACAGACGCTTTTGTTTGATAAGGTTGCTGGAGATAAAACGTTAGAACGAGATACCTTTAAAGAAACGACTGCTGAAATTCCGATTGAGCAAACAATAGTAGAACGAGAAGAAAATCTGCAGACAAATAAACAAAAATGGGTAGAATTATTAATGCAGGAAGCGGAGGAGCAATCGTTTGTAAAATTTGGTCAAAAAATAAAACCGCAAATTGAAGACGAATTCCGCGGGGCAATCTTACCAAAGGTTGAAAAAGCGATTAGCTTAGTAGCAGATCAATATCCTGAAGAAGACCTAGCCTATTTGGCGATAACCGAGGAACCTGGAAAAGGAAAATCAGAGAAAATCTTTCATATTAAAGATCAAAAAACAGGGACTGATGTAATCCGATTTCATGTTAGACGGGATCACCCACCACAACAAGGATTTGTGTTTAATTTTCACTATCATACCTATCATGATAAGTATCAATCCCATCATGATTTAGGAGAAATTTATTGGGCGAAAAATACACCGCCTAATTGGATGAGTTAA
- a CDS encoding LL-diaminopimelate aminotransferase — translation MNIIAAERMNAFQQSIFAELTQLKKSQLSEGNHVIDLSIGSPDMQPPSFVRQKLLDSVKNDDAFGYTLTGTKDFYQAVAIYYNRNSSVYVNPENEVLLLMGSQDGLVHLPMVLCNPGDYILVPDPGYPAYITGATMAGANIYPMPLLVENQFLPDLAKIPQEVLNKTKLMILNFPGNPVPAMATREFFQQVVAFAKKNQIVVLHDFAYSELYFEERPISFLSVEGAKDVGIEMNSLSKSFCMAGSRIAYAVGNQKIIEWLSQFKTNLDYGVFSPIQEAACRALTDQSEYLAQNRMIYKQRRDLLVDGCKQLGWEIDRPQASMFIWAKIPDGFTSTHFTKQLIKKANVVVTPGIAFGTWGEGYVRIALVQPEDEIVRALDNFDKSGIFSSPYSLRKE, via the coding sequence ATGAACATCATTGCCGCAGAACGGATGAATGCTTTTCAGCAAAGTATTTTTGCTGAGCTAACTCAGTTAAAAAAATCACAGCTTTCTGAGGGTAATCATGTCATTGATTTAAGCATTGGGAGTCCAGATATGCAGCCACCTTCCTTTGTTAGACAGAAACTACTAGATTCAGTTAAAAATGATGATGCTTTCGGATATACATTAACAGGAACAAAGGATTTCTACCAAGCGGTGGCAATCTATTATAATCGGAATTCCTCGGTGTATGTAAATCCTGAAAACGAAGTATTACTGCTAATGGGTTCGCAAGATGGGTTGGTTCATTTGCCAATGGTTTTATGCAATCCTGGTGATTACATACTCGTACCTGACCCTGGGTATCCAGCCTATATTACTGGAGCAACGATGGCTGGAGCAAATATTTATCCAATGCCACTTTTGGTAGAAAATCAATTTTTACCTGATTTGGCCAAAATCCCACAAGAGGTACTAAACAAAACAAAATTAATGATATTAAATTTCCCTGGTAATCCAGTTCCAGCAATGGCCACCAGAGAGTTTTTTCAACAGGTCGTAGCTTTTGCCAAAAAAAATCAAATCGTAGTCCTTCATGATTTTGCCTATTCAGAGCTATATTTTGAGGAAAGACCGATTAGTTTTTTATCGGTAGAAGGGGCAAAAGATGTAGGGATTGAAATGAATTCCCTCTCGAAAAGCTTTTGTATGGCAGGAAGCAGAATTGCCTATGCAGTTGGAAATCAGAAAATTATCGAATGGCTATCCCAGTTTAAGACGAATCTTGATTATGGAGTTTTTTCACCTATCCAAGAGGCTGCTTGTCGGGCTTTAACAGACCAATCAGAATATTTAGCTCAAAACAGGATGATTTATAAGCAACGCCGAGATTTGTTAGTAGATGGGTGTAAACAACTTGGCTGGGAAATTGATCGCCCACAAGCTTCAATGTTTATTTGGGCGAAAATTCCTGACGGGTTTACCTCGACTCATTTTACGAAACAATTAATTAAGAAGGCAAATGTTGTTGTGACACCTGGAATAGCCTTTGGAACTTGGGGGGAAGGGTATGTCCGAATTGCCCTTGTTCAACCAGAAGATGAAATCGTTCGTGCTTTAGATAATTTTGATAAAAGCGGTATTTTTTCCTCACCTTATTCGTTAAGAAAGGAGTGA
- a CDS encoding HpcH/HpaI aldolase/citrate lyase family protein — protein MQLFSYLYSNDLDELFYQKPIPFDKRSDRSLLAYALGATLYMPATMPNISQNIIAKKHIGLSSMVICLEDSIGDTEVHVAENLLVEELFALQKGVQAEYINERELPLIFIRIRDRDQLMRLVDRLKSSINLLTGFVIPKFSPETGRAILADIKSISTKVNPLYAMPILETKQVMNKETRLSELLSIKEVTEQYQEQILNVRIGATDFCGLYGIRRNPDTTVYDIAVIRDCLTDIINIFLRSDNPYVVSGPVWEYFSGKERLLKPQLRQTPFREKFGNEGLKFRTELIDHYMDGFLREIVMDITNGLTGKTIIHPSHIIPVQALNVITYEEFADARNIIAEANGSVGVMKSQFANKMNEVKPHYYWAQKVLLKSQIYGVLHEQYTYLDLLKQEVFI, from the coding sequence ATGCAGTTATTTTCTTATCTTTATTCAAATGATCTTGATGAACTTTTTTATCAAAAACCAATCCCTTTTGATAAGCGTTCTGATCGGAGTTTGCTAGCCTATGCGCTTGGAGCAACTTTATATATGCCAGCAACTATGCCAAACATCTCACAAAATATAATCGCAAAAAAACATATTGGACTTTCATCCATGGTGATTTGTTTAGAGGACTCCATCGGCGATACAGAGGTTCATGTAGCAGAAAATCTCCTCGTAGAAGAATTGTTTGCTTTGCAAAAAGGGGTACAAGCGGAATATATCAATGAAAGGGAGCTTCCGTTAATTTTTATTAGAATAAGAGACCGTGATCAATTGATGCGGCTTGTGGATCGTTTGAAAAGTTCCATTAATCTCCTAACAGGATTTGTCATTCCAAAATTTTCTCCTGAGACGGGAAGGGCTATTCTTGCAGATATAAAATCAATAAGCACGAAGGTTAACCCTCTGTATGCTATGCCAATCCTTGAAACGAAACAAGTCATGAATAAAGAGACAAGATTGTCTGAATTGCTCAGCATAAAAGAGGTGACCGAACAGTATCAAGAACAAATCTTAAATGTTCGGATTGGTGCAACTGACTTTTGTGGGCTTTATGGAATTCGCCGTAACCCAGACACAACCGTCTATGATATTGCTGTCATTCGGGATTGTCTTACGGATATCATTAATATCTTTCTAAGAAGTGATAATCCTTATGTAGTTTCTGGACCAGTGTGGGAATATTTTTCTGGGAAAGAAAGGCTGTTGAAACCTCAACTTCGCCAAACTCCTTTTAGAGAGAAATTTGGGAATGAAGGGTTAAAATTCAGGACCGAACTTATAGATCATTATATGGATGGGTTTTTAAGGGAAATTGTTATGGACATTACAAATGGATTGACAGGGAAAACAATTATTCATCCAAGTCATATTATTCCCGTACAAGCGTTAAACGTGATTACCTATGAAGAGTTTGCGGATGCTAGAAATATTATTGCAGAGGCAAATGGGTCAGTTGGCGTTATGAAGAGTCAGTTTGCCAATAAGATGAATGAGGTTAAGCCCCATTATTATTGGGCTCAAAAAGTTCTACTGAAATCTCAAATATACGGGGTGCTTCATGAACAATATACATACCTTGACTTGCTCAAACAGGAAGTATTTATTTAA
- a CDS encoding ABC-F family ATP-binding cassette domain-containing protein: protein MKMISIENVSKTYGEKQLFQDLSFTISEKDRVGLIGVNGTGKSSLLKIVAGIDLPDSGEMIKPKDYQISYLSQQPELTGELTVLEQVFEGDAPILKQLREYEQALLDLNENPEDSDVQHRLFELQKRMDAENGWDASANAKAILTKLGIEDFQKKIVECSGGQKKRVALAQVLIQAPDLLILDEPTNHLDYESVKWLEDYLSRYQGALLLVTHDRYFLDRVTNRIFELDKGNLYSYKGNYAAFLEAKAVREENDAATLEKQRNLYRRELEWIRRGAKARSTKQKARIQRFDKLDDELAAVKSTDKLDLSLNGSRLGKQVFELISASKQYGNLRILKDFDLLIKPGDRIGIIGRNGTGKSTVLNILTGRIPLDSGEVTVGQTVKLAYYTQENEDMDENKRMIEYVKETAEVIHTSDGKMISAAQMLERFLFPLNSHGTLIRKLSGGEKRRLYLLKLLLTAPNVLLLDEPTNDLDTQTLTVLEDYLEEFPGVVITVSHDRYFLDKVVDQLLILKGAGETDSYYGSYTEYLEKQSTKQPEKVGSIQAKEPQQEKQKKKKMTYMEKKEWAEIDDNIVSVESRIEEIGAEIVKTGSDFEKAQKLMDEEASLNIQLEQLIERWSYLSELAENE from the coding sequence ATGAAAATGATTTCGATAGAAAATGTTTCAAAAACATATGGGGAAAAGCAGTTATTTCAAGACCTTTCCTTTACCATTTCCGAAAAAGATCGGGTTGGGTTAATTGGCGTAAACGGAACAGGAAAGTCTTCTCTGTTGAAAATAGTCGCCGGGATTGATTTGCCTGATAGTGGAGAAATGATTAAGCCAAAAGACTATCAGATTTCCTATTTATCGCAGCAACCAGAATTAACTGGTGAGTTAACTGTGTTAGAGCAAGTGTTTGAGGGAGATGCCCCAATTCTTAAGCAGTTGCGAGAGTATGAACAAGCCTTACTTGATCTTAATGAGAATCCAGAGGACTCGGATGTACAACATAGGCTTTTTGAATTACAGAAGCGAATGGATGCCGAAAATGGCTGGGATGCTAGTGCGAATGCGAAAGCCATCTTAACAAAGCTTGGAATAGAAGACTTTCAGAAAAAAATTGTGGAGTGCTCAGGTGGTCAAAAGAAGCGGGTTGCCCTCGCCCAGGTACTAATACAGGCACCTGATTTGTTAATTCTAGATGAACCTACCAACCATTTAGATTATGAGTCTGTAAAATGGTTGGAAGATTATTTAAGTCGCTACCAAGGTGCGCTATTACTTGTCACACATGATCGTTATTTCTTAGACCGGGTAACCAATCGGATTTTTGAGTTAGATAAAGGGAATTTGTACAGCTATAAAGGCAATTATGCCGCATTTCTCGAGGCAAAGGCAGTACGAGAAGAAAATGATGCAGCTACCTTGGAGAAACAACGAAACCTTTATCGTCGTGAACTAGAATGGATCAGACGAGGGGCTAAGGCTAGAAGTACAAAACAAAAAGCACGAATCCAGCGGTTTGATAAGTTAGATGATGAACTTGCTGCCGTTAAAAGCACAGATAAACTAGACTTATCTTTAAATGGCAGTCGCCTTGGAAAGCAAGTATTTGAGTTAATATCGGCTTCCAAACAATATGGGAACCTTCGGATTCTAAAGGATTTTGATTTACTTATCAAACCGGGCGATCGGATCGGAATTATTGGTCGCAATGGAACCGGAAAATCAACGGTGCTCAATATATTGACTGGAAGGATCCCGTTAGATTCCGGTGAGGTAACGGTCGGGCAAACAGTTAAACTAGCATATTACACGCAAGAAAATGAAGATATGGACGAAAACAAACGAATGATTGAATATGTGAAGGAAACCGCCGAAGTTATTCATACATCTGATGGGAAAATGATTTCCGCCGCACAGATGCTTGAAAGATTCTTGTTCCCATTAAATTCGCACGGAACACTGATTCGAAAACTTTCAGGTGGGGAAAAACGCCGTCTATATTTACTGAAGCTGTTACTAACAGCGCCAAATGTGCTTTTACTTGATGAGCCTACAAACGATTTGGACACGCAAACATTGACGGTTTTAGAGGATTATTTAGAAGAATTCCCAGGCGTGGTCATAACCGTTTCCCATGACCGCTACTTTCTGGATAAAGTGGTTGACCAGCTTTTAATATTAAAAGGGGCAGGGGAAACGGATTCATATTATGGCAGCTACACAGAGTATTTGGAGAAACAATCAACAAAGCAACCAGAAAAAGTAGGATCCATACAGGCAAAAGAGCCTCAACAGGAAAAACAGAAAAAGAAAAAAATGACCTATATGGAGAAAAAAGAATGGGCAGAGATTGATGACAATATTGTCAGCGTTGAATCCCGGATTGAAGAAATTGGTGCAGAGATTGTTAAAACTGGCAGTGATTTTGAAAAAGCTCAGAAGTTGATGGATGAGGAAGCGAGCTTAAATATACAGCTTGAGCAGCTGATTGAGAGATGGAGCTATTTATCAGAGTTAGCTGAAAATGAGTGA
- a CDS encoding macrolide family glycosyltransferase, producing MARVLFLNAGSEGHINPTIGVVQELISRGEEVVYFTIEAFRERIEKTGATVRTLDGKKFIKAFISGGRNYLFERINGLLLTADIVIPSVLEQIEGELFDYIIHDSMFGCGRLLAQILKLPAINSCTSFVETRESFEKTLEQLSKKIPEEKVKPIYDEFQRLTIRCAEKYDVEIQSPYEVFCNPAPLTIVYTTREFQPFGDEFDQTYKFVGPSISSRSTRENFDLAAIKGKSPIYISLGTVFNQAIEFYKLCFKAFGNTDHTVVMSIGEKAQISDLGEIPTNFIVKNYVPQTEVLKFSKLFITHGGMNSTHEGLYYGVPLIVIPQSADQPIIARQVADIGAGIKLQMQSLTINQLQEAANHVMNHPSFHKAVANIRESFQKSGGYHQAVDEIFEFKRQYDI from the coding sequence ATGGCACGTGTTTTATTCCTTAATGCCGGATCAGAAGGACATATCAATCCAACTATTGGAGTTGTACAAGAGCTTATTTCGCGCGGCGAAGAGGTAGTGTACTTTACGATAGAAGCTTTTCGAGAGCGAATTGAGAAGACGGGAGCTACTGTACGCACATTGGACGGTAAAAAATTCATAAAGGCCTTTATCTCTGGTGGAAGAAATTATTTATTTGAAAGAATTAACGGTCTTTTACTTACGGCAGATATTGTCATTCCTAGTGTGCTTGAACAGATTGAAGGAGAACTTTTTGATTACATCATCCACGATTCCATGTTTGGTTGTGGACGTTTGCTTGCTCAAATCCTTAAGCTTCCTGCAATCAATTCTTGTACTTCCTTTGTAGAGACAAGGGAATCATTCGAAAAAACGTTGGAACAGCTATCTAAAAAAATTCCAGAAGAAAAAGTAAAACCTATTTACGACGAGTTTCAAAGACTGACAATAAGGTGTGCGGAAAAATATGATGTCGAGATTCAATCTCCTTATGAAGTTTTTTGTAATCCGGCGCCACTTACAATTGTTTATACAACTAGGGAGTTTCAACCTTTTGGAGATGAATTCGACCAAACATATAAATTTGTAGGTCCATCCATCTCTTCACGATCAACGCGAGAAAACTTCGATCTTGCTGCAATCAAGGGAAAAAGCCCAATTTACATTTCACTGGGTACGGTCTTTAACCAAGCAATAGAGTTTTATAAGCTTTGCTTTAAGGCATTTGGGAACACTGATCATACCGTTGTCATGTCGATTGGGGAAAAAGCACAAATATCTGATTTAGGGGAGATCCCTACAAACTTCATTGTAAAAAATTATGTTCCTCAAACTGAGGTCCTGAAATTCAGTAAATTATTTATTACACATGGTGGAATGAACAGTACCCATGAGGGTCTTTATTACGGGGTTCCGCTCATTGTAATCCCGCAAAGTGCGGATCAGCCGATCATTGCCAGGCAAGTTGCCGATATTGGAGCCGGTATTAAATTACAAATGCAAAGCTTGACTATAAATCAACTACAAGAAGCCGCAAATCATGTAATGAACCACCCATCTTTCCATAAAGCTGTTGCAAATATAAGAGAATCCTTTCAAAAATCGGGTGGATATCACCAAGCTGTTGATGAGATTTTCGAATTTAAAAGACAATATGATATCTAA
- a CDS encoding TerD family protein → MAISLSKGQKVDLTKTNPGLTNVVVGLGWDTNKYDGGKDFDLDSSVFLLGENGKVPSENDFVFYNNTKGGNGSVVHTGDNRTGAGDGDDEAVEINLTNVPANIHRITFTITIHDAEARNQNFGQVSNAYVRIFNPASNQELIRFDLGEDFSIETALVVGELYRHNGEWKFSAIGSGYQGGLAALATDFGLQVG, encoded by the coding sequence ATGGCAATCAGTCTTTCAAAAGGTCAAAAAGTGGATTTAACAAAAACCAATCCTGGATTAACAAATGTAGTAGTTGGTCTTGGCTGGGATACCAATAAATACGATGGAGGAAAAGATTTTGACCTCGATTCTTCTGTTTTTTTACTAGGTGAAAATGGGAAGGTTCCATCAGAAAACGACTTTGTATTTTATAATAATACAAAAGGTGGAAATGGCTCAGTTGTACATACTGGAGATAACCGCACAGGAGCCGGAGATGGTGATGATGAAGCGGTTGAGATCAATTTAACAAATGTTCCAGCCAATATTCATCGGATTACTTTTACAATAACCATCCATGATGCAGAAGCACGCAATCAAAACTTCGGTCAAGTTTCTAATGCATACGTTAGAATCTTCAATCCTGCTTCTAATCAAGAATTAATCCGTTTTGATCTTGGTGAGGATTTCTCGATTGAAACAGCGTTAGTTGTTGGGGAACTGTATCGGCATAATGGAGAATGGAAATTTAGCGCAATTGGAAGTGGCTATCAAGGTGGCTTAGCTGCATTAGCTACAGATTTTGGTTTACAAGTTGGTTAA
- a CDS encoding conserved virulence factor C family protein — translation MKINAIEPTPSPNTMKIILDEELPMGKSNNYKKDTSENAPSIIKTILNINGVKGVYHVADFLAVERNAKFDWKEILPQVRQAFGETPSQTLEKGTRQNDHYGEINVLVQLYKGIPMQVKLTNGDEEKRFGLPEIFTETVKKVQRPEDNVVVMRRWKEYGVRYGDINQVGHELVEELQAAYPKDRLTSIVEAEQNQSQQDKKVHLNRLKLSLRDLEHPDWRNRYCLLEQMEDPDLTDLPVLEIALGDEKVSIRRLATVYLGMIKNPQVLPLLYRALRDKTVTVRRTAGDCLSDLGFVEATSEMVKALTDDSKLVRWRAAMFLYEVGDDRSLPALKQAQNDPEFEVSLQIKLAIERIEGGKEAKGSVWKQMTDARNPDGQ, via the coding sequence ATGAAAATTAACGCGATTGAACCCACACCTAGTCCAAATACAATGAAAATCATTTTGGATGAAGAACTGCCAATGGGGAAAAGCAATAATTATAAAAAAGATACAAGCGAAAATGCTCCTTCCATCATAAAAACCATTCTCAACATTAATGGGGTTAAGGGAGTTTACCATGTGGCTGACTTTCTTGCGGTTGAGAGAAATGCAAAATTTGATTGGAAGGAAATATTACCACAAGTGCGTCAAGCATTTGGGGAAACTCCTAGTCAAACTCTTGAAAAGGGTACCAGACAAAATGACCATTATGGTGAAATTAATGTCTTGGTTCAGCTTTATAAAGGGATCCCGATGCAAGTGAAATTGACGAACGGAGATGAAGAAAAACGCTTTGGGTTACCGGAAATCTTTACCGAAACAGTTAAAAAAGTTCAGAGGCCTGAAGATAATGTTGTCGTCATGCGCAGATGGAAAGAGTATGGTGTTCGTTATGGTGATATTAATCAGGTTGGTCATGAATTAGTTGAGGAATTGCAGGCTGCTTACCCTAAAGACAGATTGACATCAATTGTTGAAGCCGAACAAAACCAATCCCAACAGGATAAAAAAGTTCATCTGAACCGTCTAAAATTGTCTCTTCGTGATTTAGAACACCCTGACTGGCGAAACCGCTATTGTCTATTAGAACAAATGGAGGATCCAGACCTAACAGACTTGCCAGTTCTTGAAATTGCGTTAGGTGATGAAAAGGTTTCGATTCGAAGATTAGCAACCGTTTATTTAGGGATGATTAAGAATCCACAAGTTTTGCCATTATTATATCGAGCTTTACGAGATAAGACCGTTACAGTTAGGCGAACTGCTGGTGATTGCTTGTCAGACCTTGGATTTGTGGAGGCAACATCTGAAATGGTTAAGGCCTTAACTGATGATAGCAAGCTGGTTCGCTGGAGAGCGGCAATGTTTTTATATGAAGTAGGTGATGACCGCTCTTTACCAGCTTTAAAACAGGCACAAAACGATCCTGAATTTGAAGTAAGTTTGCAAATCAAGTTGGCTATTGAACGGATCGAAGGCGGGAAGGAAGCTAAAGGTTCCGTCTGGAAGCAAATGACCGATGCCAGAAACCCTGATGGGCAATAG
- a CDS encoding tautomerase family protein produces MPIINVKLAKGRTSEQKQQFVKAVTKEAVRMLNVKEEWVTVIFDEYERENWASNGQLHSIKFGDGFGKQGVE; encoded by the coding sequence ATGCCTATTATTAACGTAAAGTTGGCAAAAGGAAGAACTAGTGAGCAAAAACAACAATTTGTTAAAGCAGTTACTAAAGAAGCTGTAAGAATGTTAAATGTTAAAGAGGAATGGGTAACTGTAATATTTGATGAATATGAACGAGAAAATTGGGCATCTAATGGACAATTACACTCTATAAAATTTGGTGACGGTTTTGGCAAACAAGGCGTAGAATGA
- a CDS encoding CBO0543 family protein, which produces MDKQEKINQAKALLHKLVLEDWKTSDLFSPKWFGTVGFILLSYFICFKLLDKRRFTQILLFGSLLTVSITVVDLFGTQFGRWTYLTRVFPIVPSLFFFDFTIIPLYYMLVYQYSSTWKSFAIWNAILAGIISFAFFPILTALKMFELNNWKYIYFFSIIYAMAFFCRGAVWFILSVQNKRMES; this is translated from the coding sequence ATGGATAAACAAGAAAAAATTAATCAAGCTAAGGCTTTATTACATAAACTCGTATTAGAGGATTGGAAAACGAGTGACCTTTTTTCTCCAAAATGGTTTGGAACAGTAGGTTTTATACTACTGTCATATTTTATTTGTTTTAAATTACTTGATAAACGGCGTTTTACACAGATACTTTTATTTGGCTCCCTATTAACTGTTTCGATAACTGTTGTTGACTTATTCGGTACACAGTTTGGGCGATGGACATACTTAACAAGGGTATTTCCTATTGTACCCAGTCTGTTTTTCTTTGATTTCACAATAATCCCTCTATACTACATGCTTGTATATCAATATTCTTCTACTTGGAAAAGTTTTGCTATTTGGAACGCTATATTAGCAGGTATTATTTCATTTGCTTTCTTCCCTATATTAACTGCACTAAAAATGTTTGAATTGAACAATTGGAAATATATTTATTTTTTTTCAATCATTTATGCTATGGCTTTTTTTTGCAGGGGAGCTGTTTGGTTCATCCTGTCTGTACAAAATAAGAGAATGGAAAGTTAG
- a CDS encoding TerC family protein, which translates to MMQGMLDTYAQFFELDMWIKVLTDPVSWGLIGTLVILEGLLSADNALVLAVMVKHLPVEKRKKALFYGLLGAYTFRFIAIGAGVFLIKLWWVKILGAGYLAWLSIKYFIDKNKGMHVEDEVEGLNQNGLMMRLFGTFWGTVAAVELMDIAFSVDSVLAAFGVSQAVWVLLLGGMIGVLMMRGVAGVFLKLIDLVPELETTAYILILIIATKMFAGVFGYELHHIYFFIILLLTFGATFVIHFLKKKKEGNQQ; encoded by the coding sequence ATGATGCAAGGAATGTTGGATACATACGCCCAGTTTTTTGAACTCGATATGTGGATTAAGGTATTAACTGATCCCGTAAGCTGGGGGTTAATTGGTACACTGGTCATTTTAGAGGGGCTTTTATCAGCTGATAACGCTTTGGTGCTCGCCGTAATGGTTAAGCACCTACCTGTCGAAAAACGTAAAAAGGCGTTATTTTACGGATTACTTGGGGCATATACGTTTCGGTTTATTGCAATCGGAGCTGGTGTGTTTTTAATCAAACTATGGTGGGTGAAAATCCTCGGAGCTGGTTACTTAGCGTGGTTATCAATAAAGTATTTTATTGATAAAAACAAAGGAATGCATGTTGAGGACGAAGTAGAAGGTTTAAATCAAAATGGTTTAATGATGCGCCTGTTTGGCACTTTTTGGGGAACCGTGGCCGCTGTTGAATTAATGGACATTGCATTTTCAGTTGACAGCGTATTAGCGGCATTTGGGGTAAGCCAAGCTGTGTGGGTGCTTCTCCTCGGTGGAATGATTGGGGTTTTAATGATGCGGGGGGTTGCAGGTGTATTTTTAAAGCTCATCGATCTTGTTCCAGAGCTTGAGACTACCGCTTATATTCTCATCCTTATTATTGCAACTAAAATGTTTGCTGGTGTATTTGGGTATGAATTACACCACATTTATTTCTTTATTATTCTGTTATTGACTTTTGGAGCAACTTTTGTGATTCATTTTTTGAAAAAAAAGAAAGAAGGCAATCAACAGTAA